In Hippoglossus hippoglossus isolate fHipHip1 chromosome 24, fHipHip1.pri, whole genome shotgun sequence, a single genomic region encodes these proteins:
- the lratd1 gene encoding protein LRATD1: protein MGNQLDRITHLNYSELPTGDPSGLEKDELRVGVAYFFSDEEEEVDDRTPSDCGFSKDHSPAEEGPFSVSEVEYSAFCSQECIFSKLRENEDLNVYSAKTLLTMCKPGDLLELVATAQAPHWAIYEQDDQVIHLHKGEIRKDSLLEISSGRHGRIVNNRYRYRPLPPDLVMQNAAGHLGLRSEEICWTNSESFAAWCRFGKREFKAGGEAHSAEQQYFLKVHLTGSGVHTLVFRSLEDMIRERRRVDASGILKELSLVNGGKE, encoded by the coding sequence ATGGGAAATCAACTGGATCGGATCACCCACCTCAACTACAGCGAGCTGCCCACGGGGGATCCGTCCGGGCTGGAGAAGGACGAGCTTCGGGTCGGCGTCGCCTACTTCTTCtctgacgaagaggaggaggtggacgacCGCACTCCGTCTGACTGCGGCTTCAGCAAGGACCACAGCCCGGCCGAGGAGGGACCGTTCTCGGTCAGCGAGGTGGAGTACTCCGCGTTCTGCTCCCAGGAATGCATCTTCTCCAAGCTGCGGGAGAACGAGGACTTGAATGTGTACTCGGCCAAAACTTTGCTGACTATGTGCAAACCGGGGGACCTGCTGGAGCTGGTGGCCACGGCGCAAGCCCCCCACTGGGCCATCTACGAGCAGGACGACCAGGTCATCCACCTGCACAAGGGCGAGATCCGAAAGGACAGCCTGCTTGAGATCAGCAGCGGTCGCCACGGGAGGATAGTGAACAATCGGTACCGGTACCGGCCGCTCCCCCCCGACCTGGTGATGCAGAACGCAGCGGGACACCTGGGCCTGCGCAGCGAGGAGATATGCTGGACCAACTCGGAAAGTTTCGCAGCGTGGTGTCGCTTTGGGAAACGGGAGTTTAAAGCCGGGGGAGAGGCGCACTCGGCGGAGCAGCAGTATTTCCTCAAAGTGCACCTGACCGGCAGCGGGGTGCACACTCTGGTCTTTCGCAGCCTGGAGGACATGATCCGGGAGAGGAGGCGAGTGGACGCCAGTGGAATTCTCAAAGAGCTGTCTCTGGTTAACGGGGGCAAGGAGTGA